The following are encoded together in the Tamandua tetradactyla isolate mTamTet1 chromosome 14, mTamTet1.pri, whole genome shotgun sequence genome:
- the TGM5 gene encoding protein-glutamine gamma-glutamyltransferase 5 isoform X2: protein MEQGLEVFLTDLQSSWNNLRHHTEEMSSNRLLVRRGQPFNITLYFRNRAFQPGLDNIIFVVEMGPLPDLAKETRAVFSLASRGGSRSWIASLELNGATSLEVSLCAPPWAAVGRYLLKVHINSFQGSIRAYQLGEFILLFNPWCPEDTVYLDGEPQRQEYVMNDYGFIYQGNKNWIQPCPWNYGQFEENIIDICLTLLDKSLNFQIDAATDCALRGSPVYISRVVCAMINSNDDNGVLNGNWSEHYLDGTNPAEWTGSVAILKQWQASGCQPVRYGQCWVFAAVLCTVMRCLGIPTRVVTNFDSGHDTDGNLIIDEYYDNTGRILENKKKDSVWNFHVWNECWMARQDLPPGFGGWQVLDATPQETSNGLYCCGPASVRAIKEGEVNLNYDTPFAFSMVNADCMSWLVHGGKKQKLHRDTSTVGNFISTKSIQSDERDDITEDYKYREGSPQERWVFLKALQKLKAGRPEGPYQADSPPSGPTPLNHGIPRGREAPSLRPSDIVQVSLKFKLLNPPNMGQDISFALLAHNMSTQFKDLKVNLSSQSLLHDGSPLPPFWQDMAFITLSPKEEKSYPCKIPYFQYSRYLSTDKLIRISALGEEKSSPEKILVNKIITLTYPDIMIHVLGAAVVNRPLSIQVEFSNPLSEQAADCVLTVEGSGLFKKQQRIIIGVLKPQQRGSINLETVPFKSGQRQIQANLRSNKFKDIKGYRNVYVDFGL, encoded by the exons GATTAGAGGTGTTCCTCACAGACCTACAGAGCTCCTGGAATAACTTGCGGCACCACACTGAGGAGATGAGCTCCAACCGCCTCCTCGTCCGCCGTGGCCAGCCCTTCAACATCACTCTGTACTTCAGGAACCGGGCCTTCCAACCTGGCCTGGACAACATCATCTTCGTGGTTGAGATGG GGCCCCTGCCAGACCTGGCCAAGGAAACTCGGGCCGTGTTCAGCCTGGCAAGCCGTGGTGGCTCCAGGTCCTGGATTGCCTCCCTGGAGCTCAATGGGGCCACCTCCCTGGAGGTGAGCCTGTGCGCCCCTCCTTGGGCGGCCGTGGGTCGGTACCTCCTGAAGGTTCACATCAACTCCTTCCAGGGGTCTATCAGGGCCTACCAGCTCGGGGAGTTCATTCTGCTCTTCAATCCCTGGTGCCCAG AGGACACTGTCTACTTGGATGGTGAGCCTCAGAGGCAGGAGTATGTCATGAATGATTATGGCTTCATCTACCAAGGAAATAAGAACTGGATCCAACCGTGTCCCTGGAACTATGGACAG TTTGAAGAGAATATCATAGACATCTGCCTGACGCTGCTAGATAAGAGCCTGAACTTCCAGATCGACGCAGCCACAGACTGTGCCCTGCGGGGAAGCCCCGTCTACATCAGCAGAGTGGTGTGTGCCATG ATCAACAGTAATGATGACAATGGGGTGCTCAATGGAAACTGGAGTGAGCATTACTTGGACGGCACCAACCCCGCAGAGTGGACTGGCAGCGTGGCCATCCTGAAGCAGTGGCAGGCCTCAGGCTGCCAGCCAGTGCGCTATGGGCAGTGCTGGGTCTTTGCTGCTGTGCTGTGCACAG TGATGAGGTGCCTGGGGATCCCCACCCGTGTAGTCACCAACTTTGACTCCGGCCACGACACAGACGGAAACCTCATTATAGATGAGTATTATGACAACACAGGCAGgattttggagaataagaagAAGGATTCTGTCTG GAACTTCCACGTCTGGAATGAGTGCTGGATGGCCCGACAGGACCTTCCTCCTGGATTCGGCGGCTGGCAGGTGCTGGATGCCACACCTCAGGAGACTAGCAACG GCCTCTACTGCTGCGGTCCTGCATCTGTCAGAGCCATCAAAGAAGGAGAAGTGAATCTGAATTATGACACGCCCTTTGCATTTTCCATGGTGAATGCCGACTGCATGTCCTGGCTTGTCCATGGAGGGAAGAAGCAGAAACTTCACCGGGACACAAGTACTGTTGGCAATTTTATCAGCACTAAGAGCATCCAGAGTGATGAGCGGGACGACATCACAGAGGACTATAAGTACAGAGAAG GTTCCCCCCAGGAGAGGTGGGTGTTTCTGAAGGCTCTTCAGAAGCTGAAGGCTGGAAGGCCTGAAGGCCCCTACCAAGCAGACTCCCCGCCTTCTGGGCCCACGCCACTGAACCACGGCATCCCTCGGGGCCGGGAAGCACCATCCCTTCGGCCCAGCGATATTGTCCAGGTCTCCTTGAAATTCAAGCTGCTCAACCCACCCAATATGGGTCAGGACATAAGCTTTGCCCTGCTGGCCCACAACATGTCAACCCAGTTCAAGGACCTCAAGGTGAACCTGAGTTCCCAGTCCTTGCTGCATGATGGCAGCCCCCTGCCCCCATTCTGGCAGGACATGGCATTCATCACACTCTCTCCTAAAGAAG AAAAGTCCTACCCCTGCAAAATCCCCTATTTCCAGTACAGCCGGTACCTGTCAACAGACAAGCTGATCCGCATCAGTGCCTTGGGCGAAGAGAAGAGCAGCCCCGAGAAGATCCTGGTGAACAAGATCATCACCTTGACCTATCCTGACATCATGATTCAT GTTCTAGGAGCAGCTGTTGTGAACCGGCCACTTTCCATACAGGTGGAATTTTCAAACCCCCTCTCGGAGCAGGCTGCAGACTGTGTACTGACCGTGGAAGGCAGTGGTCTCTTCAAGAAACAGCAAAGGATCAT CATTGGGGTCCTCAAGCCCCAGCAGAGGGGTAGCATCAATCTGGAGACTGTTCCGTTCAAGAGTGGACAAAGGCAGATCCAAGCTAATCTGAGGAGCAACAAGTTTAAGGACATCAAGGGTTACAGGAACGTATACGTAGACTTTGGGTTATAA
- the TGM5 gene encoding protein-glutamine gamma-glutamyltransferase 5 isoform X1, producing MPHCPSTSNDLHGTRPSQFLGLHAPSQPSHGAKKNPRARLEVFLTDLQSSWNNLRHHTEEMSSNRLLVRRGQPFNITLYFRNRAFQPGLDNIIFVVEMGPLPDLAKETRAVFSLASRGGSRSWIASLELNGATSLEVSLCAPPWAAVGRYLLKVHINSFQGSIRAYQLGEFILLFNPWCPEDTVYLDGEPQRQEYVMNDYGFIYQGNKNWIQPCPWNYGQFEENIIDICLTLLDKSLNFQIDAATDCALRGSPVYISRVVCAMINSNDDNGVLNGNWSEHYLDGTNPAEWTGSVAILKQWQASGCQPVRYGQCWVFAAVLCTVMRCLGIPTRVVTNFDSGHDTDGNLIIDEYYDNTGRILENKKKDSVWNFHVWNECWMARQDLPPGFGGWQVLDATPQETSNGLYCCGPASVRAIKEGEVNLNYDTPFAFSMVNADCMSWLVHGGKKQKLHRDTSTVGNFISTKSIQSDERDDITEDYKYREGSPQERWVFLKALQKLKAGRPEGPYQADSPPSGPTPLNHGIPRGREAPSLRPSDIVQVSLKFKLLNPPNMGQDISFALLAHNMSTQFKDLKVNLSSQSLLHDGSPLPPFWQDMAFITLSPKEEKSYPCKIPYFQYSRYLSTDKLIRISALGEEKSSPEKILVNKIITLTYPDIMIHVLGAAVVNRPLSIQVEFSNPLSEQAADCVLTVEGSGLFKKQQRIIIGVLKPQQRGSINLETVPFKSGQRQIQANLRSNKFKDIKGYRNVYVDFGL from the exons GATTAGAGGTGTTCCTCACAGACCTACAGAGCTCCTGGAATAACTTGCGGCACCACACTGAGGAGATGAGCTCCAACCGCCTCCTCGTCCGCCGTGGCCAGCCCTTCAACATCACTCTGTACTTCAGGAACCGGGCCTTCCAACCTGGCCTGGACAACATCATCTTCGTGGTTGAGATGG GGCCCCTGCCAGACCTGGCCAAGGAAACTCGGGCCGTGTTCAGCCTGGCAAGCCGTGGTGGCTCCAGGTCCTGGATTGCCTCCCTGGAGCTCAATGGGGCCACCTCCCTGGAGGTGAGCCTGTGCGCCCCTCCTTGGGCGGCCGTGGGTCGGTACCTCCTGAAGGTTCACATCAACTCCTTCCAGGGGTCTATCAGGGCCTACCAGCTCGGGGAGTTCATTCTGCTCTTCAATCCCTGGTGCCCAG AGGACACTGTCTACTTGGATGGTGAGCCTCAGAGGCAGGAGTATGTCATGAATGATTATGGCTTCATCTACCAAGGAAATAAGAACTGGATCCAACCGTGTCCCTGGAACTATGGACAG TTTGAAGAGAATATCATAGACATCTGCCTGACGCTGCTAGATAAGAGCCTGAACTTCCAGATCGACGCAGCCACAGACTGTGCCCTGCGGGGAAGCCCCGTCTACATCAGCAGAGTGGTGTGTGCCATG ATCAACAGTAATGATGACAATGGGGTGCTCAATGGAAACTGGAGTGAGCATTACTTGGACGGCACCAACCCCGCAGAGTGGACTGGCAGCGTGGCCATCCTGAAGCAGTGGCAGGCCTCAGGCTGCCAGCCAGTGCGCTATGGGCAGTGCTGGGTCTTTGCTGCTGTGCTGTGCACAG TGATGAGGTGCCTGGGGATCCCCACCCGTGTAGTCACCAACTTTGACTCCGGCCACGACACAGACGGAAACCTCATTATAGATGAGTATTATGACAACACAGGCAGgattttggagaataagaagAAGGATTCTGTCTG GAACTTCCACGTCTGGAATGAGTGCTGGATGGCCCGACAGGACCTTCCTCCTGGATTCGGCGGCTGGCAGGTGCTGGATGCCACACCTCAGGAGACTAGCAACG GCCTCTACTGCTGCGGTCCTGCATCTGTCAGAGCCATCAAAGAAGGAGAAGTGAATCTGAATTATGACACGCCCTTTGCATTTTCCATGGTGAATGCCGACTGCATGTCCTGGCTTGTCCATGGAGGGAAGAAGCAGAAACTTCACCGGGACACAAGTACTGTTGGCAATTTTATCAGCACTAAGAGCATCCAGAGTGATGAGCGGGACGACATCACAGAGGACTATAAGTACAGAGAAG GTTCCCCCCAGGAGAGGTGGGTGTTTCTGAAGGCTCTTCAGAAGCTGAAGGCTGGAAGGCCTGAAGGCCCCTACCAAGCAGACTCCCCGCCTTCTGGGCCCACGCCACTGAACCACGGCATCCCTCGGGGCCGGGAAGCACCATCCCTTCGGCCCAGCGATATTGTCCAGGTCTCCTTGAAATTCAAGCTGCTCAACCCACCCAATATGGGTCAGGACATAAGCTTTGCCCTGCTGGCCCACAACATGTCAACCCAGTTCAAGGACCTCAAGGTGAACCTGAGTTCCCAGTCCTTGCTGCATGATGGCAGCCCCCTGCCCCCATTCTGGCAGGACATGGCATTCATCACACTCTCTCCTAAAGAAG AAAAGTCCTACCCCTGCAAAATCCCCTATTTCCAGTACAGCCGGTACCTGTCAACAGACAAGCTGATCCGCATCAGTGCCTTGGGCGAAGAGAAGAGCAGCCCCGAGAAGATCCTGGTGAACAAGATCATCACCTTGACCTATCCTGACATCATGATTCAT GTTCTAGGAGCAGCTGTTGTGAACCGGCCACTTTCCATACAGGTGGAATTTTCAAACCCCCTCTCGGAGCAGGCTGCAGACTGTGTACTGACCGTGGAAGGCAGTGGTCTCTTCAAGAAACAGCAAAGGATCAT CATTGGGGTCCTCAAGCCCCAGCAGAGGGGTAGCATCAATCTGGAGACTGTTCCGTTCAAGAGTGGACAAAGGCAGATCCAAGCTAATCTGAGGAGCAACAAGTTTAAGGACATCAAGGGTTACAGGAACGTATACGTAGACTTTGGGTTATAA
- the TGM5 gene encoding protein-glutamine gamma-glutamyltransferase 5 isoform X3: MWPLPDLAKETRAVFSLASRGGSRSWIASLELNGATSLEVSLCAPPWAAVGRYLLKVHINSFQGSIRAYQLGEFILLFNPWCPEDTVYLDGEPQRQEYVMNDYGFIYQGNKNWIQPCPWNYGQFEENIIDICLTLLDKSLNFQIDAATDCALRGSPVYISRVVCAMINSNDDNGVLNGNWSEHYLDGTNPAEWTGSVAILKQWQASGCQPVRYGQCWVFAAVLCTVMRCLGIPTRVVTNFDSGHDTDGNLIIDEYYDNTGRILENKKKDSVWNFHVWNECWMARQDLPPGFGGWQVLDATPQETSNGLYCCGPASVRAIKEGEVNLNYDTPFAFSMVNADCMSWLVHGGKKQKLHRDTSTVGNFISTKSIQSDERDDITEDYKYREGSPQERWVFLKALQKLKAGRPEGPYQADSPPSGPTPLNHGIPRGREAPSLRPSDIVQVSLKFKLLNPPNMGQDISFALLAHNMSTQFKDLKVNLSSQSLLHDGSPLPPFWQDMAFITLSPKEEKSYPCKIPYFQYSRYLSTDKLIRISALGEEKSSPEKILVNKIITLTYPDIMIHVLGAAVVNRPLSIQVEFSNPLSEQAADCVLTVEGSGLFKKQQRIIIGVLKPQQRGSINLETVPFKSGQRQIQANLRSNKFKDIKGYRNVYVDFGL; this comes from the exons ATGT GGCCCCTGCCAGACCTGGCCAAGGAAACTCGGGCCGTGTTCAGCCTGGCAAGCCGTGGTGGCTCCAGGTCCTGGATTGCCTCCCTGGAGCTCAATGGGGCCACCTCCCTGGAGGTGAGCCTGTGCGCCCCTCCTTGGGCGGCCGTGGGTCGGTACCTCCTGAAGGTTCACATCAACTCCTTCCAGGGGTCTATCAGGGCCTACCAGCTCGGGGAGTTCATTCTGCTCTTCAATCCCTGGTGCCCAG AGGACACTGTCTACTTGGATGGTGAGCCTCAGAGGCAGGAGTATGTCATGAATGATTATGGCTTCATCTACCAAGGAAATAAGAACTGGATCCAACCGTGTCCCTGGAACTATGGACAG TTTGAAGAGAATATCATAGACATCTGCCTGACGCTGCTAGATAAGAGCCTGAACTTCCAGATCGACGCAGCCACAGACTGTGCCCTGCGGGGAAGCCCCGTCTACATCAGCAGAGTGGTGTGTGCCATG ATCAACAGTAATGATGACAATGGGGTGCTCAATGGAAACTGGAGTGAGCATTACTTGGACGGCACCAACCCCGCAGAGTGGACTGGCAGCGTGGCCATCCTGAAGCAGTGGCAGGCCTCAGGCTGCCAGCCAGTGCGCTATGGGCAGTGCTGGGTCTTTGCTGCTGTGCTGTGCACAG TGATGAGGTGCCTGGGGATCCCCACCCGTGTAGTCACCAACTTTGACTCCGGCCACGACACAGACGGAAACCTCATTATAGATGAGTATTATGACAACACAGGCAGgattttggagaataagaagAAGGATTCTGTCTG GAACTTCCACGTCTGGAATGAGTGCTGGATGGCCCGACAGGACCTTCCTCCTGGATTCGGCGGCTGGCAGGTGCTGGATGCCACACCTCAGGAGACTAGCAACG GCCTCTACTGCTGCGGTCCTGCATCTGTCAGAGCCATCAAAGAAGGAGAAGTGAATCTGAATTATGACACGCCCTTTGCATTTTCCATGGTGAATGCCGACTGCATGTCCTGGCTTGTCCATGGAGGGAAGAAGCAGAAACTTCACCGGGACACAAGTACTGTTGGCAATTTTATCAGCACTAAGAGCATCCAGAGTGATGAGCGGGACGACATCACAGAGGACTATAAGTACAGAGAAG GTTCCCCCCAGGAGAGGTGGGTGTTTCTGAAGGCTCTTCAGAAGCTGAAGGCTGGAAGGCCTGAAGGCCCCTACCAAGCAGACTCCCCGCCTTCTGGGCCCACGCCACTGAACCACGGCATCCCTCGGGGCCGGGAAGCACCATCCCTTCGGCCCAGCGATATTGTCCAGGTCTCCTTGAAATTCAAGCTGCTCAACCCACCCAATATGGGTCAGGACATAAGCTTTGCCCTGCTGGCCCACAACATGTCAACCCAGTTCAAGGACCTCAAGGTGAACCTGAGTTCCCAGTCCTTGCTGCATGATGGCAGCCCCCTGCCCCCATTCTGGCAGGACATGGCATTCATCACACTCTCTCCTAAAGAAG AAAAGTCCTACCCCTGCAAAATCCCCTATTTCCAGTACAGCCGGTACCTGTCAACAGACAAGCTGATCCGCATCAGTGCCTTGGGCGAAGAGAAGAGCAGCCCCGAGAAGATCCTGGTGAACAAGATCATCACCTTGACCTATCCTGACATCATGATTCAT GTTCTAGGAGCAGCTGTTGTGAACCGGCCACTTTCCATACAGGTGGAATTTTCAAACCCCCTCTCGGAGCAGGCTGCAGACTGTGTACTGACCGTGGAAGGCAGTGGTCTCTTCAAGAAACAGCAAAGGATCAT CATTGGGGTCCTCAAGCCCCAGCAGAGGGGTAGCATCAATCTGGAGACTGTTCCGTTCAAGAGTGGACAAAGGCAGATCCAAGCTAATCTGAGGAGCAACAAGTTTAAGGACATCAAGGGTTACAGGAACGTATACGTAGACTTTGGGTTATAA
- the TGM5 gene encoding protein-glutamine gamma-glutamyltransferase 5 isoform X4 gives MYLAKETRAVFSLASRGGSRSWIASLELNGATSLEVSLCAPPWAAVGRYLLKVHINSFQGSIRAYQLGEFILLFNPWCPEDTVYLDGEPQRQEYVMNDYGFIYQGNKNWIQPCPWNYGQFEENIIDICLTLLDKSLNFQIDAATDCALRGSPVYISRVVCAMINSNDDNGVLNGNWSEHYLDGTNPAEWTGSVAILKQWQASGCQPVRYGQCWVFAAVLCTVMRCLGIPTRVVTNFDSGHDTDGNLIIDEYYDNTGRILENKKKDSVWNFHVWNECWMARQDLPPGFGGWQVLDATPQETSNGLYCCGPASVRAIKEGEVNLNYDTPFAFSMVNADCMSWLVHGGKKQKLHRDTSTVGNFISTKSIQSDERDDITEDYKYREGSPQERWVFLKALQKLKAGRPEGPYQADSPPSGPTPLNHGIPRGREAPSLRPSDIVQVSLKFKLLNPPNMGQDISFALLAHNMSTQFKDLKVNLSSQSLLHDGSPLPPFWQDMAFITLSPKEEKSYPCKIPYFQYSRYLSTDKLIRISALGEEKSSPEKILVNKIITLTYPDIMIHVLGAAVVNRPLSIQVEFSNPLSEQAADCVLTVEGSGLFKKQQRIIIGVLKPQQRGSINLETVPFKSGQRQIQANLRSNKFKDIKGYRNVYVDFGL, from the exons ATGT ACCTGGCCAAGGAAACTCGGGCCGTGTTCAGCCTGGCAAGCCGTGGTGGCTCCAGGTCCTGGATTGCCTCCCTGGAGCTCAATGGGGCCACCTCCCTGGAGGTGAGCCTGTGCGCCCCTCCTTGGGCGGCCGTGGGTCGGTACCTCCTGAAGGTTCACATCAACTCCTTCCAGGGGTCTATCAGGGCCTACCAGCTCGGGGAGTTCATTCTGCTCTTCAATCCCTGGTGCCCAG AGGACACTGTCTACTTGGATGGTGAGCCTCAGAGGCAGGAGTATGTCATGAATGATTATGGCTTCATCTACCAAGGAAATAAGAACTGGATCCAACCGTGTCCCTGGAACTATGGACAG TTTGAAGAGAATATCATAGACATCTGCCTGACGCTGCTAGATAAGAGCCTGAACTTCCAGATCGACGCAGCCACAGACTGTGCCCTGCGGGGAAGCCCCGTCTACATCAGCAGAGTGGTGTGTGCCATG ATCAACAGTAATGATGACAATGGGGTGCTCAATGGAAACTGGAGTGAGCATTACTTGGACGGCACCAACCCCGCAGAGTGGACTGGCAGCGTGGCCATCCTGAAGCAGTGGCAGGCCTCAGGCTGCCAGCCAGTGCGCTATGGGCAGTGCTGGGTCTTTGCTGCTGTGCTGTGCACAG TGATGAGGTGCCTGGGGATCCCCACCCGTGTAGTCACCAACTTTGACTCCGGCCACGACACAGACGGAAACCTCATTATAGATGAGTATTATGACAACACAGGCAGgattttggagaataagaagAAGGATTCTGTCTG GAACTTCCACGTCTGGAATGAGTGCTGGATGGCCCGACAGGACCTTCCTCCTGGATTCGGCGGCTGGCAGGTGCTGGATGCCACACCTCAGGAGACTAGCAACG GCCTCTACTGCTGCGGTCCTGCATCTGTCAGAGCCATCAAAGAAGGAGAAGTGAATCTGAATTATGACACGCCCTTTGCATTTTCCATGGTGAATGCCGACTGCATGTCCTGGCTTGTCCATGGAGGGAAGAAGCAGAAACTTCACCGGGACACAAGTACTGTTGGCAATTTTATCAGCACTAAGAGCATCCAGAGTGATGAGCGGGACGACATCACAGAGGACTATAAGTACAGAGAAG GTTCCCCCCAGGAGAGGTGGGTGTTTCTGAAGGCTCTTCAGAAGCTGAAGGCTGGAAGGCCTGAAGGCCCCTACCAAGCAGACTCCCCGCCTTCTGGGCCCACGCCACTGAACCACGGCATCCCTCGGGGCCGGGAAGCACCATCCCTTCGGCCCAGCGATATTGTCCAGGTCTCCTTGAAATTCAAGCTGCTCAACCCACCCAATATGGGTCAGGACATAAGCTTTGCCCTGCTGGCCCACAACATGTCAACCCAGTTCAAGGACCTCAAGGTGAACCTGAGTTCCCAGTCCTTGCTGCATGATGGCAGCCCCCTGCCCCCATTCTGGCAGGACATGGCATTCATCACACTCTCTCCTAAAGAAG AAAAGTCCTACCCCTGCAAAATCCCCTATTTCCAGTACAGCCGGTACCTGTCAACAGACAAGCTGATCCGCATCAGTGCCTTGGGCGAAGAGAAGAGCAGCCCCGAGAAGATCCTGGTGAACAAGATCATCACCTTGACCTATCCTGACATCATGATTCAT GTTCTAGGAGCAGCTGTTGTGAACCGGCCACTTTCCATACAGGTGGAATTTTCAAACCCCCTCTCGGAGCAGGCTGCAGACTGTGTACTGACCGTGGAAGGCAGTGGTCTCTTCAAGAAACAGCAAAGGATCAT CATTGGGGTCCTCAAGCCCCAGCAGAGGGGTAGCATCAATCTGGAGACTGTTCCGTTCAAGAGTGGACAAAGGCAGATCCAAGCTAATCTGAGGAGCAACAAGTTTAAGGACATCAAGGGTTACAGGAACGTATACGTAGACTTTGGGTTATAA